In Myxococcales bacterium, the DNA window AGCCAGCGCGAGGAAACCCACGATCGGAGCGATCACGAACAGCCCCGTCATCGACAAGGCTGCGGAGGCGTCCGCACCGGCCGCCCGGGTGATCAGGTAACCGTGCGCGAGCCAGGTACCCCAGTAGACGATGTGCAAGAGCGGCAAGCGCCAAGGCACGAGCGGCCCCTCACCGTCGAGGCGCATGAATCGCATGACTCGCGCGGGGTAACGCCTGCGATCGATGACCACCAGCAGAACCACACCCACGGAGAGCAGGCCGACGATGACCGGCGCGAAACGGCCGAGCAACGCCGTGATGCTGGACTGTCCGTGGGCAAACAAGGTCAGGAACGCAAAACCGACGGCGCTGCCGACGGCAACGAACGACATCAGCTCGACGATCACCGACGAGCCAGCGACCGCAGCAGGCACACCGAGAGACTTTGCCCCCGCCATACGCACGACCGGGATGCCGACCTTGCCCGGGATGTAGCGCGCCATCTGGCTCTCGGCGTGGAGCGCGACACTCGGACCGAACGCCACGCTGCGCCCCGTCATGCGCTCGAGCAGGACCTTCCACGCGACCGCCAGGATGACTCCGCCCACGATCAGGGGCAGCACGGACGAGAGCACGAGCCCCCACGCGAGCTCGACCTTTCCCCCTTCCCAGCGGCGGGCCAGATCCCAGGAGGCCCAGGCGATGAAGGCGATCGTGAGCACGAGCATCACCGGGCGCAGCGCGCGCTTCCAGCGCGTCAGTCCGGTGTCGGGAGCTACGACGGGCGGAGGCTCACCCTCTTCCGTCACAACGACCAGTCCTGGATCAACTTGGCGTTGTCCTTCGCGTCGTGCCCCTTCCGGAGCAACACGAAGTCATTCTCTCGGCCGACGACCCCATACTTCCCGGTCTTGACGGCGTCGGTGAAGAGCTGGCGAGTCTGCTCGAAATCGAGCTCGTTCCTCGCGGCCAGCATGTACTCGCAGTCGTAGATGCCGCGCCGCATCGCGTACATGTAGCGGCGGCTCGAGACGTGCGGGCCGATGTTCTCCGTCGCGACCACGCTGGCGTCCGCGGGAATGGCAGCGATGACCCGCAAGAGGGCCGCGTAGCGAGCCCGCTCGTCATCCGAATAACCAAAGTCGATGGCGAAGTACCCCCCTTTGACGCTGTCGGCGCGGCGGGCGAAGGCGCCGTAGTTGTAAGACAGCGTCGCCGACGCCAGCGCGAGCGCGCCGATCACCGCGCGCGCCCGCAAGCGCCCCTGCTCACCCTCCGCCAGCATGCTGCCGAGGGCGAGGGTCGCTGCCAGAAACACATACGGCACCCAGTGCATCGCGTACTGGAACGAGAAACCGATCAGCGGCTTGTAGTCTGTCGCGAGCAGCGTCAGCACCGTGCCCGGGATCAGCGCGGCCCACAGGTACCAGCGTCGGAGCGGCAGCAGCGCCACCGGCACGAGCAGGTGCAACACGTAGAGCAGCTTGTCCTTCTCGAGCACTTCGTTCAGCACGAAGAGGGGATTGGTGAGCAGCGTCTTGATCACGCTGCCAAAACCCGTCTGGCCCGGTGAGTACAGTCCCTTGTACATGTCCGGAAACCACCAGGAGCCGGCGTTATCCATGATCACGAAGCGCAAGATCACGAACCAGATGCTGGACACCACCGCCATCAGAGCGCCGATCTTCGGCCGGTAGCCAGAGAGCAGCAGAAACGCACCGCCGACAGCCAGACCGATCGGCACGTCCTCACGCATCAACGAGGCACACAGGTAGGCGGGTGCGAACAGCCACCACTTCTTGCGCTCGACGGCCCAGTAGGTCGAGAGCACGAAGAACCCGGACAACGACAGGTACTTCGACTCGGTGAAGTTCGCGGAGTGCAGCGGGTAGTAGGCCAGGTACGCCAGGGCGAGGGCCACGGCCATCCAGGGGCTGACGCGCCGGCGGGCAATGCCGAAGAGTGGCAGCGCGCCCATGCCCAGGAGCGCGCTCTGAATCACGATCAGCGTCTCGGGTTTCGGGTAGAGCGCGTAGACCGGCATGATCACGTACTGGCCGAGCTTCGCGTGAGCGGCCAGGTACTGGCTTGCCTTGTCCCCGAACGAGACCGTGCTCTGCATGTGCGCGCCGCGCATGGCCGAGAAGATCAGGTTGTTGTCGATGGCCAGATCGAAGTTGTGGGTGCGCAGCTTGTGGTGCCAGCGGATGTTGTAGAAGCTCATGAACGCCACGTAGGCGACCACCGCCGCGCCCACGATCAGGAGCGGCCCGTGCTGTTTCAGGAATGCGGGAACCCGCTGCCTCACCCACTCCAGCGCTCGAGTGACCCGAACGGGGATCGAGCGGAGCGACTGCACCGCGAGCACTTCCGCCACGAGCGCGAGCGCGAGCACCAACACGACCAGTACGTCCTGGCGATTCACCCAAGGTTTGGCCCGGAACACCTGGGGGAAGAGCGGCAAGAGCAGGAGCGGTGACAAGAACCACAGCACTCGCTCGACCGCGTTGATGCCCCACTTCTTTCGCCAAGCCGCCACGAGCAGCGCACCTCCGATGGCGGTGCCGACGCCGAGCGCGATCAGCGTGGTCTTGATCATCAACATGCGCTCGGGCATGCCGAGCAGATTCTTTTCGAGGAACGGCGGCACCCACGCCTTGCCGAACGCAAACACCACCCACAGCGCAACGGCCGCTGCGAGCAGTGCACTCAGCGACAAGCTGCGCGCGATGACCGCGAGCCGGTGGCCCGGTCCGGCGTAACCCTTCTCCGGCTCGGGGATCGGTGCGGAGCTCGACCCATCGGGTGGCGACGCGGCCTTGCTCTCGTCATCGGGCGAGGGGGTCGCGGCGAGCGATGCGGCCCCTCCTTCCGCCGAAGCCACTGCTTCGGTCGAGGTCGTGGCCGCTGAAGACACCGGCGAAACCCCGTCGGATTCGGCGTCCACGGCTTCGCGCTCGGCAGGTCCCTCTGCCGGGGGAGCGGGCTCGCGGTCGTCCGCCGAGGTCATTGTCGGGCGTTTACCACGCCTGGGGGTGAATGTAGGACAAGGCTGCGGGCGAGACGATCCCGCCGCTCGGACGTTGTGGTAGACCAAGCCATCTTTCGGGAGCGGACGCGCCGCGGGCGTCCGGAGTCTCCCCGAAACAAAAGGGAGCAGCCATGCGCTCACGGTCGCGAACTCGTTTCGGCCTCTTCGCTTCACTCACCCTCGGTTTCGTTGCGTGCGGCGGACGCAGCACGATCGATTTCGGGCTCGATCCGGGACCCGCTGGCGGCGGAGGGAGCGGCGGATTCGGCGGCACGGGAGTGGTCGGTGGCTCAGGCGGGATCTCGGGCGATGGCGGCGCGCCGGGTGGCGGTGCCGGTGGCGTCGCGGGGGAGGCCGGAGCGCCCGGCGGTGGAGCGAGCGGCGCGGGCGGCGGCGGGTTCTGCGAAGACCCGGGCTCACCGTGTGAGATCTGCACGTGCGACAATTGTCCCGACGAGCTCAAGGCGTGCGCGGACAACGGCGGCTGCATGCCGATCCTCGCCTGCGCGCAGAACGCTGGCTGCAGCGGAGCGCAGTGTCTCGGGCCCTGCGGCCCGGTGATCAACCAGAACGGCGGGCCCCTCGGCAAGTCGGCGAACCTGGCGCAACAGGTGGGTCAGTGCCGCGCCCAAGCGAAATGCGATTGCGGCGCCGGCGGAAGCGGCGGCACCGGCGGCGGCGGCGGAACTGGCACCGGTGGCGGCGGCGGGACCGGACCCCTGGCGTGCATCGGCTGTGTGGCTCAGAAGTGCCCGTCGGTTCAGCAGTGTGTGCTGGATCAGAAGTGCCGCGACGGCGCAATCTGCGCGATGCAGAAGTGTCTGTCGGGCGGCGGCGGCGGGCCGAATCTGCAGTGCATGATCCAGTGTTTCAACGGTGACTTTGGCGCTGCGTTCCAGGCGTTCCAGGGCATCCAGTGTTTCCTCACCTCGTGCGGTCAGACCTGCGGCGGTGTCATTCCGGGTCTGCCCGGAGGCGGAACACCCCCCGGCGGTTGAACACGGCAGCTCCCTGAACGAGGTCCGCCGTCGCGCGGACTCCGGGCTCATCCCTGCAGCGCGCAGGGGACACACCAGGCGTGGAATCGAGGTACCCTCGAGCCATGATTCATCCGCCTTCGCTCGGTCGCACGGCTCTGCTCTTTGCGCTCGCGCTGACCGCTTCGGCAGAAGCGAAGACGCTGAAGCTCCGCGCCCCTTCGAAGACGCTGAGCATCGAGTGCAGCACCAGCACCAACTGGAGCTTTCACGACGGCCCCTGGTACCAGCGCGGACGCGACCTGGTGCAGGACGCGACCAAGTTCGGAGCCAGCGGCACAGTGAAGGACGACTTCGTCTTCAACCCGCCCTTCGACAACTTCGACCCGGCACAGCTGGACGGAGCGGACGTGTTCTTGTTGAACCCGGTCAACATCAAGGTCGACCGCCAGCAGTTCATGCCATTTCGCACCTACGCCCTGGGCGGTGTCGGTTT includes these proteins:
- a CDS encoding flippase-like domain-containing protein, which translates into the protein MTEEGEPPPVVAPDTGLTRWKRALRPVMLVLTIAFIAWASWDLARRWEGGKVELAWGLVLSSVLPLIVGGVILAVAWKVLLERMTGRSVAFGPSVALHAESQMARYIPGKVGIPVVRMAGAKSLGVPAAVAGSSVIVELMSFVAVGSAVGFAFLTLFAHGQSSITALLGRFAPVIVGLLSVGVVLLVVIDRRRYPARVMRFMRLDGEGPLVPWRLPLLHIVYWGTWLAHGYLITRAAGADASAALSMTGLFVIAPIVGFLALAAPAGAGVREAVLSVGLVPALGAAPALAALLISRGATLLADVLVWLLSRPLRARAASP
- a CDS encoding DUF2079 domain-containing protein — encoded protein: MTSADDREPAPPAEGPAEREAVDAESDGVSPVSSAATTSTEAVASAEGGAASLAATPSPDDESKAASPPDGSSSAPIPEPEKGYAGPGHRLAVIARSLSLSALLAAAVALWVVFAFGKAWVPPFLEKNLLGMPERMLMIKTTLIALGVGTAIGGALLVAAWRKKWGINAVERVLWFLSPLLLLPLFPQVFRAKPWVNRQDVLVVLVLALALVAEVLAVQSLRSIPVRVTRALEWVRQRVPAFLKQHGPLLIVGAAVVAYVAFMSFYNIRWHHKLRTHNFDLAIDNNLIFSAMRGAHMQSTVSFGDKASQYLAAHAKLGQYVIMPVYALYPKPETLIVIQSALLGMGALPLFGIARRRVSPWMAVALALAYLAYYPLHSANFTESKYLSLSGFFVLSTYWAVERKKWWLFAPAYLCASLMREDVPIGLAVGGAFLLLSGYRPKIGALMAVVSSIWFVILRFVIMDNAGSWWFPDMYKGLYSPGQTGFGSVIKTLLTNPLFVLNEVLEKDKLLYVLHLLVPVALLPLRRWYLWAALIPGTVLTLLATDYKPLIGFSFQYAMHWVPYVFLAATLALGSMLAEGEQGRLRARAVIGALALASATLSYNYGAFARRADSVKGGYFAIDFGYSDDERARYAALLRVIAAIPADASVVATENIGPHVSSRRYMYAMRRGIYDCEYMLAARNELDFEQTRQLFTDAVKTGKYGVVGRENDFVLLRKGHDAKDNAKLIQDWSL